One part of the Lycium ferocissimum isolate CSIRO_LF1 chromosome 8, AGI_CSIRO_Lferr_CH_V1, whole genome shotgun sequence genome encodes these proteins:
- the LOC132066429 gene encoding uncharacterized protein LOC132066429: MLVYLLNGSQVEASTEYVYTVNDGPRRFIIDLKKKTCSCRMFQLDEIPCSHAWAVLKNKNLIRCILFGFIQAGNIVNTYDVPIDPLPDETEWNVPKSILDEVVMPPIYKRPHGTPKKKRDKPLQELMIGKRRNSCGKCGRLGHNRRSCDNPPLNKKNK, from the coding sequence AtgcttgtttatttgttaaatggtTCTCAGGTTGAAGCGTCAACTGAATATGTTTACACAGTGAATGATGGACCGAGGCGTTTCATAAtagatttgaagaagaaaacttGCAGCTGCAGGATGTTCCAACTAGACGAGATACCGTGTTCTCATGCATGGGCAGTATTGAAGAATAAAAATTTGATTCGATGTATATTGTTCGGATTTATTCAAGCCGGAAACATTGTGAACACATATGATGTGCCGATTGATCCTCTTCCCGATGAGACCGAGTGGAATGTTCCTAAAAGTATATTAGATGAAGTTGTTATGCCACCGATCTATAAGAGACCCCACGGGACgccaaaaaagaagagggaCAAGCCATTACAGGAGTTGATGATTGGTAAACGCAGAAATTCGTGCGGTAAATGTGGACGTCTTGGTCATAATAGGCGTTCGTGTGATAATCCGCCGCTcaataagaagaataaataa